In a single window of the Aminomonas paucivorans DSM 12260 genome:
- the pheA gene encoding prephenate dehydratase: MDEVRLRALRERIDELDEALAVLLERRAETAREIGAAKGDGPTYDPAREARILRNLQARHPDLDPEALGAVHREVISLCRGVQRHLSAACLGPEGSFSHAAALRALGHGTNLALQPDLPSVFRALEEGSAALGVVPVENTLEGTVLPTLDAFSRAAPEVRVLRELRLPVRHVLASREPALDRIREVHSHPQALAQCRLWLAGHLPGTPQIPEASTSGAAERAARTPGTACLCSREAAGLRGLTVLARDVQDHPHNATRFWVLGTGQAPEGNPRKTSLLFTVPHRPGTLLDALDPLREAGLNLTLIQSRPLPENPFEYFFCVDFQGPAEAPEAARALEAMEARCFRLRILGSYPVES, from the coding sequence ATGGACGAGGTCAGGCTTCGCGCGCTGAGGGAGCGGATCGACGAGCTGGACGAGGCGCTGGCGGTCCTGCTGGAACGGCGGGCCGAGACGGCCCGGGAGATCGGGGCGGCCAAGGGAGACGGTCCGACCTACGACCCGGCGAGGGAAGCCCGGATCCTCCGAAACCTCCAGGCCCGACACCCCGACCTGGACCCGGAGGCCCTGGGGGCGGTCCACCGGGAGGTCATCTCCCTGTGCCGGGGGGTTCAGAGGCACCTCTCCGCCGCCTGCCTGGGACCGGAGGGTTCCTTCTCCCACGCCGCGGCCCTGCGGGCCCTGGGGCACGGGACGAACCTGGCGCTTCAGCCGGACCTGCCCTCGGTGTTCCGGGCCCTGGAGGAGGGAAGCGCCGCCCTGGGGGTGGTGCCCGTGGAAAACACCCTGGAGGGAACGGTGCTGCCCACCCTGGACGCCTTCTCCCGAGCCGCCCCGGAGGTTCGGGTGCTGCGGGAGCTTCGGCTGCCGGTGCGCCACGTCCTGGCCTCCCGGGAACCCGCCCTGGATCGGATCCGGGAGGTGCACTCCCACCCTCAGGCCCTGGCCCAGTGCCGCCTCTGGCTGGCGGGACACCTGCCCGGAACGCCCCAGATCCCCGAGGCCAGCACCAGCGGGGCGGCGGAGCGGGCCGCCCGCACCCCCGGGACGGCGTGTCTCTGCTCCCGGGAGGCGGCGGGGCTTCGGGGCCTGACGGTACTGGCCCGGGACGTCCAGGACCACCCCCACAACGCCACGCGCTTCTGGGTCCTGGGGACGGGGCAAGCCCCGGAGGGGAACCCCCGCAAGACCTCCCTGCTCTTCACGGTGCCCCATCGCCCCGGGACCCTGCTGGACGCCCTGGACCCCCTGAGGGAGGCGGGGCTGAACCTGACCCTGATCCAGTCCCGCCCCCTTCCGGAGAACCCCTTCGAGTACTTTTTCTGCGTGGACTTCCAGGGCCCCGCAGAGGCTCCCGAGGCGGCCCGAGCCCTGGAGGCCATGGAGGCACGGTGTTTCCGACTCCGGATTCTGGGGTCCTACCCGGTGGAATCGTGA